From one Bacteroidales bacterium genomic stretch:
- the yidC gene encoding membrane protein insertase YidC, with amino-acid sequence MNRNTIIGVVLIFAVMIGYSILTKPSGEELQKRQRIQDSLWIVQQKRLDSLALADSLKLIAGASQQTADTGLQAATQETAPASQTALDDVLGIFSRSASGNQELYFIENDVVRLGISSKGGKVIYAELKNYRTYDSLPLVLYDTSSVTFGFTFFANNRLVNTDALYFQPWWYDDAQKGNTRMSVSGKDALSFGMRLYANGADTLSSFSSSQYVEYVYTLTGEDHLLDLTVHFNGMQGVMASNTDYLDCIWNADLMQQERSIDRYNGPTIYYKHSDGEVEYLSETKDDEEDIPTRLKWVSFKQRFFCSTIISDDYFSSGLINAYTSKEEKVHYERSMESTFGVPFSDREKTTMDLSVYYGPLKYSILRDYKLDLEQQIPMGWSFFLMQWINRFAVIPVFDFLSSFGLNYGIIILVLTILLKIVLLPIAYKTYMSTAKMRVLRPDVELINQKFPKKEDAMKKQQATMELYKRAGVNPMAGCIPMLLQFPILIALFRFFPSSIELRQQSFLWANDLSSYDSILNLPFTIPFYGDHVSLFCLLMTVSTIIYTKINNDMMVTGQQQIAGMKTISYLMPIMFLGFFNGYASALSYYYLLVNVFTFLQMYLFRRLVDEKKIHARIEENKKKPVRKSGFQKRLEDMAKQRGYPVRK; translated from the coding sequence ATGAACAGAAATACCATCATTGGTGTGGTTTTGATCTTTGCTGTGATGATTGGTTACAGCATTCTTACAAAGCCCTCCGGGGAAGAACTCCAAAAACGTCAGCGAATTCAGGACTCCTTGTGGATCGTGCAGCAGAAACGGCTGGATTCACTGGCACTTGCCGATTCGCTTAAACTCATTGCCGGTGCTTCGCAGCAAACAGCCGATACCGGACTGCAGGCAGCCACACAGGAAACAGCACCGGCCAGTCAGACAGCCCTGGATGACGTTCTGGGTATTTTTTCTAGGTCAGCCTCGGGGAATCAGGAACTTTATTTTATTGAGAATGATGTAGTCAGGTTAGGAATCTCCAGTAAAGGCGGCAAGGTGATCTATGCTGAACTGAAGAATTACAGGACCTACGATTCCCTGCCACTGGTTTTATACGATACTTCTTCGGTGACCTTCGGTTTTACGTTTTTTGCCAACAACCGGTTAGTCAACACCGATGCGCTTTATTTCCAGCCCTGGTGGTACGATGATGCTCAGAAAGGGAACACCCGGATGTCGGTTTCCGGAAAGGATGCCCTGTCGTTTGGAATGCGCCTGTATGCCAATGGGGCAGATACGTTGTCATCGTTTTCTTCCTCACAGTACGTTGAGTATGTTTACACACTCACCGGTGAGGATCATCTGCTCGACCTTACCGTTCATTTCAACGGAATGCAGGGCGTGATGGCTTCCAACACGGATTACCTGGATTGCATATGGAATGCGGATCTTATGCAGCAGGAGCGAAGCATCGACAGATACAATGGTCCTACCATTTATTACAAACACTCCGATGGTGAAGTGGAATACCTGTCGGAAACCAAGGACGATGAGGAAGATATCCCAACACGTTTGAAGTGGGTCTCCTTCAAGCAACGCTTCTTCTGCTCGACCATCATTTCTGACGATTATTTCAGCAGCGGCCTGATCAATGCTTACACCAGCAAGGAAGAAAAGGTTCATTATGAGCGATCCATGGAGTCCACTTTTGGGGTGCCCTTTTCCGACAGGGAGAAGACGACGATGGACCTGTCGGTTTATTACGGGCCATTGAAATATTCAATCCTGCGTGATTATAAGCTGGATCTCGAGCAGCAGATACCCATGGGGTGGAGTTTTTTCCTGATGCAATGGATCAATCGTTTTGCCGTCATCCCCGTTTTTGATTTCTTAAGTAGCTTCGGACTAAATTATGGGATCATCATTCTGGTTTTGACCATTTTGCTCAAAATTGTCCTTTTACCCATTGCCTACAAGACGTATATGTCAACGGCAAAAATGAGGGTATTGCGGCCTGATGTTGAGCTGATCAATCAGAAGTTCCCAAAAAAAGAGGACGCAATGAAGAAGCAGCAGGCGACCATGGAGCTGTATAAACGGGCGGGTGTCAATCCCATGGCAGGATGCATACCGATGCTGCTTCAGTTTCCGATCCTGATCGCCCTTTTCAGGTTCTTCCCTTCCTCCATTGAACTGCGTCAGCAATCTTTTCTCTGGGCAAATGACCTGAGCTCATACGATTCCATCCTGAATCTGCCCTTCACCATCCCATTCTACGGAGATCACGTTAGTTTGTTCTGTTTGCTGATGACCGTATCCACCATCATCTACACCAAGATTAACAACGACATGATGGTGACCGGACAACAGCAGATCGCCGGGATGAAGACCATTTCCTACCTGATGCCGATCATGTTCTTAGGATTCTTCAACGGATATGCCTCCGCCTTGAGTTATTATTACCTGCTGGTGAATGTTTTCACCTTCCTGCAGATGTACCTGTTCAGACGGCTTGTTGATGAGAAAAAGATCCATGCCCGGATTGAGGAAAATAAAAAGAAACCCGTCAGGAAAAGTGGCTTTCAGAAGCGTTTGGAGGATATGGCCAAGCAAAGAGGATATCCTGTCAGAAAGTGA
- a CDS encoding FAD-linked oxidase C-terminal domain-containing protein, protein MDKEKLTFPLKVLKDSLEGDLFLEEPYRLLYATDASAYREVPLAVARPKNKDDIRKLIHFARQHHTSIIPRTAGTSLAGQVVGGGIVVDVSRYMTRILELNTAERWVRVEPGVVLDELNKSLEPHNLFFGPETSTSNRCMIGGMVGNNACGAHSLIYGSTRDHTLEVQALLSDGTDVCFKQLNKKEFSEKCNGSALENRIYQHIRQILSEPDNQKEIREQYPDPVIKRRNTGYAIDLLLETEPFTINGPPFNFCRLLAGSEGTLAFTTEIKLNLVPLPPKNKGLLCIHFHSLEEAFQANLIALSYKPGAIELMDHHILEQTKSNLEQRKNRFFIQGNPAAVLIVEFARESKDEITGLAEQLKNELQQAGYGFHYPLLFGSDIPKVWGLRKAGLGLLTNIPGDAKPVSVIEDTAVRPADLPAYLKDFREIMEKHHTNCVYHAHIATGELHLRPVLNLKLKEDVERFHSIALDTARLVKKYRGSFSGEHGDGRVRGEFIPLMVGARNFELLKSIKRTWDPEQIFNPGKITDTPPMKTGLRYTPGQVTRQIPTFFDFSDTLGILRAVEQCNGSGDCRKSERIGGVMCPSYMATRDENATTRARANILREFLTHSPKSNPFNHPEIRDILDLCLSCKGCKAECPSSVDMATYKAEFLQQYYASNKIPLRTQIVAGIGRINRVFSHVPGIYNAFIRNRFFSGFLKRILGFAPGRSLPMLHKTTLTGWYRKNSKRLSPSAPLNGTVYLFADEFTEFNDTETGIKALKLLTRLGYQVIIPRHTESGRAMLSKGLVCRAKKIAEKNVGLLHERISGEAPLVGIEPSCILTFRDEYPRLVGDGLKPRAAALAKNTLLFEEFFIQEVQKGKITPMQFTKDKKTIKLHGHCHQKALASTAPTLEMLSFPVNYTVEEIPSGCCGMAGSFGFEKEHYDLSMRIGELVLFPAVRACPPDTLIAAPGTSCRHQILEGTGRKAHHPIEILYDALA, encoded by the coding sequence ATGGATAAGGAGAAGCTGACATTTCCTCTAAAGGTACTGAAGGATTCACTAGAGGGAGATTTGTTCCTGGAGGAGCCCTACCGGCTGCTCTATGCAACGGATGCATCGGCATACCGGGAAGTTCCGCTGGCAGTGGCAAGACCAAAAAACAAGGATGACATCCGCAAGCTGATCCACTTCGCCCGGCAACACCATACATCCATCATACCGCGCACAGCCGGAACATCCCTGGCAGGACAGGTGGTCGGTGGCGGGATTGTGGTGGATGTGTCGCGCTACATGACACGGATCCTCGAACTGAATACGGCTGAAAGGTGGGTTCGCGTTGAACCAGGGGTCGTTCTGGATGAACTGAATAAATCCCTCGAACCCCATAACCTGTTCTTTGGCCCGGAAACATCAACATCAAACCGTTGCATGATCGGGGGAATGGTCGGAAATAACGCCTGTGGGGCCCATTCACTGATCTATGGAAGCACACGGGATCACACGCTTGAAGTGCAGGCACTTTTAAGTGACGGCACTGATGTATGCTTTAAACAGCTTAACAAGAAGGAATTTTCAGAAAAGTGTAACGGATCTGCACTTGAAAACCGGATCTATCAGCATATCCGCCAAATCCTGAGTGAACCTGACAACCAGAAAGAGATCCGTGAACAGTATCCTGATCCGGTAATAAAAAGAAGGAACACGGGATATGCAATTGATCTTCTTCTTGAAACAGAACCATTTACAATAAACGGACCTCCATTCAACTTTTGCCGCTTACTTGCAGGCTCTGAAGGCACGCTGGCATTCACCACGGAAATCAAGCTTAACCTTGTTCCTCTTCCTCCAAAGAACAAAGGCTTGCTTTGCATCCATTTTCACAGCCTGGAAGAGGCCTTCCAGGCCAACCTGATCGCCCTTTCATACAAACCGGGAGCCATTGAACTGATGGATCATCATATCCTGGAACAAACTAAAAGCAACCTCGAACAACGAAAAAACCGTTTTTTCATTCAGGGGAATCCGGCGGCTGTTCTCATCGTTGAATTTGCCCGTGAATCAAAAGATGAAATCACCGGTCTTGCCGAACAGCTGAAAAATGAACTGCAGCAGGCCGGATACGGCTTTCATTATCCTTTGCTGTTTGGAAGCGACATTCCAAAAGTATGGGGGCTCCGAAAAGCGGGGCTGGGTTTGCTGACAAACATTCCGGGCGATGCCAAGCCGGTATCGGTCATCGAGGACACTGCAGTCCGCCCGGCTGACCTGCCAGCCTATCTGAAGGATTTCCGGGAAATAATGGAGAAGCACCATACAAATTGCGTTTACCATGCCCACATTGCCACCGGAGAACTTCATCTCCGTCCTGTTTTGAATCTGAAATTAAAGGAGGATGTGGAACGCTTCCATTCCATTGCACTGGATACAGCCCGGCTGGTTAAAAAGTACCGGGGATCGTTCAGCGGCGAGCATGGCGATGGAAGGGTCCGGGGAGAATTCATCCCTCTGATGGTGGGTGCAAGGAATTTTGAATTGCTGAAATCCATCAAAAGAACCTGGGATCCTGAACAGATCTTCAATCCAGGTAAAATTACCGATACGCCACCGATGAAAACCGGGTTGCGCTACACACCCGGACAGGTCACCCGGCAAATCCCGACATTCTTTGACTTTTCCGACACTTTGGGAATTCTCAGGGCGGTGGAACAGTGCAATGGTTCGGGCGACTGCAGGAAATCCGAACGGATCGGCGGTGTGATGTGCCCCAGCTATATGGCCACCAGGGATGAAAATGCAACCACAAGGGCCAGGGCAAACATCCTGAGGGAATTCCTGACTCATTCACCAAAAAGCAATCCGTTCAACCATCCTGAGATCCGCGACATTCTGGACCTTTGCCTTTCGTGTAAAGGCTGTAAGGCAGAATGTCCTTCCAGCGTGGATATGGCCACGTACAAGGCTGAATTCCTGCAGCAGTACTACGCATCCAACAAGATCCCTCTGCGGACACAAATCGTGGCAGGCATTGGCAGGATCAACCGCGTGTTTTCACATGTTCCGGGGATTTACAATGCGTTCATCAGGAACAGGTTTTTCTCCGGATTCCTTAAAAGAATTCTTGGGTTTGCGCCCGGTCGCTCTCTTCCCATGCTCCACAAAACCACACTGACGGGATGGTACCGAAAAAATTCTAAACGGTTATCTCCTTCTGCCCCTTTGAACGGAACGGTTTATCTGTTTGCCGATGAGTTTACCGAATTCAACGATACGGAAACCGGGATCAAAGCACTCAAATTATTGACAAGGCTTGGTTACCAGGTAATCATCCCGCGTCACACCGAAAGTGGCAGGGCAATGTTGTCAAAGGGACTGGTATGCCGGGCAAAGAAAATTGCTGAAAAAAACGTTGGATTGCTGCACGAACGGATATCCGGCGAAGCGCCTCTGGTGGGTATTGAACCCTCCTGCATCCTCACCTTCAGGGACGAATACCCGCGGCTTGTCGGCGACGGACTGAAGCCTCGTGCTGCTGCACTTGCAAAGAACACCCTGCTCTTTGAGGAGTTCTTCATCCAGGAGGTTCAAAAAGGAAAGATAACGCCCATGCAATTTACAAAAGATAAAAAAACGATCAAACTGCACGGGCACTGTCACCAGAAAGCGCTTGCATCAACAGCTCCGACACTTGAAATGCTCTCATTCCCTGTTAATTACACCGTGGAAGAAATTCCGTCCGGATGCTGCGGAATGGCCGGTTCTTTTGGTTTCGAAAAGGAACATTACGATCTATCGATGCGCATCGGGGAACTGGTGTTGTTCCCGGCTGTAAGAGCCTGTCCGCCGGATACCCTCATCGCCGCGCCCGGAACCAGTTGCAGGCATCAAATCCTGGAAGGAACCGGAAGAAAAGCCCATCATCCCATTGAGATCCTTTATGACGCCCTTGCCTAA
- the rpsA gene encoding 30S ribosomal protein S1 — protein sequence MTQEEFKNEELEQPVTDETQAVQDEVSELVQDTPSEPETVNIREEPITETVPEVQSEEGEEQVSDMVESAPVEITEEPAAAGDEQPVEVPVVPPSPLPDLFPDQPALEEKPSAKPFQRIHREQDFDWSLAGKKQENYTSDERHKLEEIYDHTLNQIVEHEVIEGSVVAMNNREVVVNIGFKSDGVIPLSELRYNPNLKIGDKIEVYVENQEDPEGQLILSHKKARILRSWERVNTVYENQEIINGFVKCRTKGGLIVDVFGIEAFLPGSQIDVKPIRDYDIFVGKTMEFKVVKINQEYKNVVVSHKALIEDELEQQKAEIIAKLEKGQILEGTVKNITSYGVFIDLGGVDGLIHITDLSWGRINHPEEIVELDQKIKVVILDFDDNKKRIALGLKQLTPHPWDALDTNLKIGDKVKGKVVVIADYGAFVEIAPGVEGLIHVSEMSWSQHLRTAHDFLKVGNEVEAIILTLDRDERKMSLGIKQLIPDPWANIMEKYPVNSRHKAIVRNFTNFGIFVELEEGVDGLIHISDLSWSKKIKHPAEFTKIGEEIEVVVLDVDVENRRLSLGHKQLEENPWDVFESIFQVGSIHKGTIISASDKGFIISLPYGVEGFCPMRHSTKEDGSGLHVDESLEFKVIEFSKDNKKIILSHTRVYQDAQVTEKSKTTDPAKTEARSAKRVVKKLQDTLEKTTLGDIEALATLKSNLEETEKKDKVKKEKLQNDLS from the coding sequence ATGACGCAAGAAGAATTCAAAAATGAAGAGCTGGAGCAGCCCGTCACCGACGAAACACAGGCGGTTCAGGACGAAGTTTCGGAATTGGTTCAGGATACACCATCTGAACCTGAAACAGTTAACATCCGGGAAGAACCCATTACAGAAACAGTTCCGGAGGTCCAGTCTGAAGAGGGTGAAGAGCAGGTGTCAGACATGGTCGAATCAGCTCCGGTCGAAATTACGGAAGAACCAGCTGCAGCCGGCGACGAACAACCTGTTGAGGTACCTGTCGTACCACCATCCCCACTTCCTGACCTCTTTCCTGACCAGCCCGCGTTAGAGGAAAAACCATCCGCCAAGCCATTTCAGCGCATCCATCGGGAACAGGATTTCGACTGGTCACTGGCTGGCAAAAAGCAGGAGAATTACACATCAGATGAGCGACATAAGCTGGAAGAGATCTATGACCATACCTTAAACCAGATCGTCGAACACGAAGTCATCGAAGGATCCGTCGTGGCCATGAACAATCGCGAGGTGGTCGTGAACATCGGATTTAAATCCGATGGTGTCATTCCCCTGTCCGAGCTACGCTACAATCCGAATCTCAAGATAGGCGATAAAATTGAAGTTTATGTTGAAAACCAGGAAGATCCTGAAGGGCAGCTGATCCTGTCGCATAAGAAGGCCCGCATACTTCGTTCCTGGGAACGTGTCAATACGGTTTATGAAAACCAGGAGATCATCAACGGATTTGTGAAGTGCCGTACCAAGGGAGGCTTAATCGTCGACGTTTTTGGCATTGAGGCTTTTCTGCCCGGCTCACAAATTGACGTGAAACCAATCCGGGATTATGACATCTTTGTTGGAAAAACAATGGAATTCAAGGTTGTCAAGATCAACCAGGAGTATAAAAATGTTGTCGTATCGCATAAGGCACTGATCGAAGACGAGCTTGAGCAGCAAAAGGCAGAAATCATCGCCAAACTGGAGAAGGGACAGATACTGGAAGGCACGGTGAAGAACATCACCTCTTACGGGGTGTTCATTGACCTTGGCGGTGTGGATGGCCTGATCCATATCACTGACCTGAGCTGGGGAAGGATCAATCACCCGGAAGAGATCGTGGAACTGGACCAGAAGATCAAGGTGGTCATTCTGGATTTTGATGATAACAAAAAACGGATCGCCCTTGGTCTGAAGCAGCTCACCCCGCATCCGTGGGATGCACTCGATACAAATCTGAAGATCGGCGATAAAGTGAAAGGGAAAGTAGTGGTCATTGCTGATTACGGCGCTTTTGTGGAGATTGCTCCGGGAGTGGAAGGGCTGATCCATGTTTCCGAAATGTCCTGGTCGCAGCACCTTCGCACCGCTCATGATTTTCTGAAGGTCGGCAACGAAGTTGAAGCCATCATTCTGACACTTGACCGCGACGAACGGAAAATGTCGTTGGGTATCAAACAGCTCATTCCTGATCCCTGGGCCAATATCATGGAAAAATACCCTGTCAATTCCAGGCATAAGGCCATTGTGAGGAATTTCACCAACTTTGGGATTTTTGTTGAGCTGGAGGAAGGAGTGGATGGACTGATCCACATTTCCGATCTTTCCTGGTCAAAGAAAATCAAACATCCTGCTGAGTTTACCAAAATCGGGGAAGAAATTGAAGTGGTCGTGCTGGATGTGGATGTTGAAAACCGCAGGCTGAGCCTTGGCCACAAACAGCTTGAAGAGAATCCATGGGACGTGTTTGAATCAATCTTCCAGGTGGGAAGCATTCACAAAGGAACCATCATCAGCGCCTCCGATAAGGGATTCATTATTTCCCTGCCTTACGGCGTTGAGGGATTCTGCCCGATGAGGCATTCCACAAAAGAGGATGGTTCGGGATTGCACGTTGATGAGTCACTGGAGTTCAAGGTGATCGAATTCTCAAAGGACAACAAGAAGATCATCCTTTCTCACACCAGGGTTTATCAGGATGCCCAGGTAACTGAGAAGTCCAAAACGACTGACCCGGCCAAAACGGAAGCAAGGTCTGCCAAACGGGTGGTGAAGAAGCTGCAGGATACACTTGAAAAAACAACCCTTGGTGATATCGAAGCGCTGGCTACACTCAAATCAAACCTGGAGGAAACCGAGAAGAAAGATAAGGTCAAAAAGGAAAAATTACAAAACGACCTAAGTTAA
- a CDS encoding glyceraldehyde-3-phosphate dehydrogenase produces the protein MNNYNTKNQNEANFHFEDELSKWISDEMLGYEFVDVLVKLFYEKSIELMLFRNQLYDRSASVILFLHSYAVHTIGKTLKIQDSYILAKALYEMDIPPARIDIGRLNFEWTNDRQKYAGPKAFIQDKLKSFIDKAPSFVKPRDVVLYGFGRIGRLVARELVQMGNGSQLRLRAIVTRSNQPEDLIKRAHLFRHDSIHGPFRGIAVENLENRSMYANGHTVQFLSTLNPEDLNYTQYGIHDAILIDNTGVVRDREGLSRHVKAAGISKVLLTAPGKGDIPNIVYGVNHQDLDIEQETIFSAASCTTNAIVPALKVIEETLGIEKGHIETIHSYTNDQNLLDNFHKKARRGRAAPINMVITNTGADTAAAKAIPSLKGKLTANSVRVPVPNVSLAILHLCVKKTTSVEEINVLMKNAALHGDFVEQIRYSTSTESVSSDYIDDPVTLIFDSPSTKVSSDGRSIVIYVWYDNEYGYSVQVVRLAKFIAKVERYRYQ, from the coding sequence ATGAACAATTATAACACAAAAAATCAAAATGAGGCCAATTTTCATTTTGAGGATGAATTATCAAAATGGATATCCGATGAAATGCTCGGCTATGAGTTCGTTGATGTATTGGTCAAGCTTTTTTACGAGAAATCCATCGAGTTGATGCTATTCCGCAATCAACTGTATGACCGAAGCGCCAGCGTGATCTTGTTCCTTCATTCGTATGCCGTTCATACCATTGGCAAAACACTGAAGATCCAGGATTCATACATTTTGGCGAAAGCGTTGTATGAAATGGACATACCACCGGCACGGATCGATATTGGCCGTTTGAATTTTGAATGGACCAACGACCGTCAGAAATATGCCGGGCCAAAGGCCTTCATTCAAGATAAGCTCAAGTCGTTCATTGACAAGGCACCTTCCTTTGTGAAACCACGGGATGTTGTCCTCTATGGATTTGGCCGTATTGGCAGGCTGGTCGCCAGGGAGCTTGTACAGATGGGAAACGGATCCCAGCTGCGATTGCGGGCCATCGTGACACGGAGCAACCAGCCTGAAGACCTGATAAAAAGGGCACATTTATTCCGACATGATTCCATTCACGGACCGTTTAGGGGTATCGCCGTCGAAAACCTGGAAAACAGATCCATGTATGCAAACGGCCATACGGTGCAGTTCCTCTCCACCCTGAATCCCGAGGATTTGAACTATACCCAGTACGGCATCCACGATGCCATTCTGATCGACAATACCGGTGTTGTCAGGGACAGAGAGGGACTGTCGCGTCATGTGAAAGCTGCAGGGATCAGTAAAGTACTGCTCACGGCCCCCGGTAAGGGAGATATACCCAACATTGTATACGGTGTCAATCACCAGGACCTGGACATCGAACAGGAAACCATCTTTTCAGCGGCATCCTGCACAACCAATGCGATCGTACCGGCACTTAAAGTGATTGAGGAAACCCTCGGGATCGAAAAAGGTCACATTGAAACCATTCACTCCTACACCAACGATCAGAACCTGCTGGACAATTTTCATAAGAAAGCGCGCAGGGGAAGGGCTGCACCGATAAATATGGTCATCACCAATACGGGTGCAGATACGGCTGCAGCAAAGGCAATCCCAAGCCTGAAAGGAAAGCTGACGGCGAATTCGGTCAGGGTACCCGTCCCGAATGTCTCCCTGGCTATATTGCATTTGTGTGTGAAAAAGACCACATCGGTGGAGGAAATCAATGTCCTGATGAAAAATGCTGCCCTTCATGGCGATTTTGTGGAACAAATCCGTTATTCCACCTCAACGGAATCCGTCTCATCGGATTACATTGATGATCCCGTGACATTGATTTTTGATAGTCCTTCCACCAAGGTTTCATCCGATGGAAGAAGTATTGTGATCTATGTCTGGTATGACAATGAATATGGCTATTCGGTCCAGGTCGTCCGACTGGCTAAATTCATCGCAAAAGTTGAACGCTATCGGTATCAATAA
- a CDS encoding CTP synthase, producing the protein MIKAKYLFVTGGVSSSLGKGIISASLAKLLQARGFSVTIQKLDPYINVDPGTLNPYEHGECYVTEDGAETDLDLGHYERFLNIPTSQANNITTGRIYQSVIEKERRGDYLGQTVQVIPHITDEIKYRIKLLGNTGNFDFVITEIGGTVGDIESLPYIEAVRQMKWELGCNCLVIHLTLVPFLAAAGELKTKPTQHSVKTLLESGVQPDIIVCRTEKHLSQALREKISLFCNVSPTSVIESIDAETIYEVPLLMRDEKLDLEVLKKVNILAGKEPDLATWEDFLYKLKNPASEVTIGLIGKYIELRDAYKSIVESFIHAGAVNDCRVNIKRIHSESIDAQTVENSLCDLDGILVAPGFGSRGIDGKILAIRYARTHNVPFLGICLGMQCAVVEFARNVLNMPQAHSTEMDKRTSYPVIDIMEAQKKISGMGGTMRLGAYPCQIAKGTLAHSIYDQLHITERHRHRYEFNNKYLHDFEAGGMTASGINTKDNLVEIMELKNHPWFIGIQFHPEYKSTVASPHPLFAGLVSAAKNYRREHSPVQNP; encoded by the coding sequence ATGATCAAGGCGAAATATCTTTTTGTAACCGGTGGTGTAAGCTCTTCCCTGGGCAAAGGAATCATTTCCGCATCACTGGCAAAACTGCTGCAGGCCAGGGGCTTTTCGGTCACGATCCAGAAACTCGATCCGTACATCAATGTCGATCCGGGAACACTCAATCCCTACGAGCACGGTGAATGCTATGTAACGGAAGATGGTGCGGAAACGGATCTGGACCTGGGCCATTATGAACGCTTTCTTAATATCCCCACATCCCAGGCCAACAATATCACAACCGGACGCATCTACCAGTCGGTGATCGAAAAGGAAAGAAGAGGAGACTACCTGGGGCAAACCGTACAGGTCATCCCACACATTACCGATGAGATCAAATACAGGATCAAACTGCTTGGCAACACGGGGAACTTTGATTTTGTCATTACGGAGATAGGAGGGACGGTGGGCGATATTGAGTCCCTTCCCTATATTGAAGCCGTCAGGCAGATGAAGTGGGAACTGGGGTGCAATTGCCTTGTGATCCACCTGACACTCGTGCCATTTCTTGCCGCCGCAGGTGAACTCAAGACAAAACCCACACAACATTCCGTTAAAACATTGCTTGAATCAGGGGTTCAACCTGACATCATCGTTTGCCGGACTGAAAAGCACCTATCACAAGCCCTCAGGGAGAAGATATCCCTGTTTTGCAATGTATCACCCACATCTGTTATTGAGTCGATCGATGCGGAAACGATCTACGAAGTCCCCCTGTTGATGCGGGATGAAAAGCTGGACCTGGAAGTGCTTAAAAAGGTCAATATCCTGGCCGGTAAAGAACCTGATCTTGCGACCTGGGAAGATTTCCTGTACAAACTCAAAAATCCGGCATCTGAGGTTACGATCGGATTAATCGGAAAATACATTGAGCTGAGGGATGCCTATAAATCGATCGTTGAATCCTTTATCCACGCCGGGGCAGTGAATGACTGCAGGGTGAACATCAAAAGAATCCATTCAGAAAGTATTGATGCACAAACAGTTGAGAATAGTTTGTGTGATCTTGACGGGATTCTGGTGGCGCCAGGATTTGGGTCAAGGGGGATCGATGGGAAAATCCTGGCTATCCGGTATGCACGCACCCATAACGTACCTTTCCTGGGGATCTGCCTGGGGATGCAGTGCGCCGTGGTGGAATTTGCACGCAATGTCCTGAACATGCCCCAGGCCCACAGTACGGAAATGGACAAACGTACGTCTTATCCGGTGATTGACATCATGGAGGCACAGAAGAAGATTTCCGGGATGGGAGGGACCATGCGGCTGGGAGCCTATCCCTGTCAGATCGCGAAAGGTACCCTTGCCCACTCCATTTATGACCAGCTTCACATCACCGAACGCCATCGTCACCGGTATGAATTCAATAATAAATACCTGCATGATTTTGAAGCCGGTGGGATGACAGCATCGGGAATCAATACAAAGGACAACCTGGTCGAGATCATGGAATTGAAGAACCATCCGTGGTTTATCGGAATACAGTTCCACCCGGAATATAAAAGTACCGTTGCAAGTCCTCATCCTCTGTTTGCAGGACTGGTTAGCGCAGCAAAAAATTACAGGCGGGAGCATTCCCCTGTTCAAAATCCGTGA